One genomic segment of Microvirga terrae includes these proteins:
- a CDS encoding AAA family ATPase: MSNLAPPSELASNLVEMRRFLPEGTPDVVVHSEKPKALLSATPFKWKDPRTIPPREWVYGRHYVRQFISTTVAPGGVGKSSLSIVEALAIATGRELLGIKPDERTRVWLWNGEDPMDELERRVGAAMMQFDIAPEEIEGWLFLDSGRTSEIVIATTTKNGAELALPVVAALEETIMSNRIGVVILDPFVSVHRVSENDNGQIEMVAKAFARIADRTNSSIDLVHHVRKTNGAEVTVEDARGAVSMLGAVRAARAINQMTQDEADKWGVENRRLHFRCFDGKANLAPPSEKSIWFKLASVNLENGTEKRPSDIIGVVTRWEPPKPFDDVTTDHMHEVRRRVGEGQWRLDPQSGDWVGKCAAEVLGLDLSDKAAKSKVKTIIKTWIDTGALATEERKDSKRNLRTFVVPGPFEGQG; encoded by the coding sequence ATGAGCAACTTGGCACCCCCTTCTGAACTCGCCTCCAACCTGGTGGAGATGCGGCGCTTCCTTCCGGAAGGGACGCCGGACGTCGTCGTCCATAGCGAGAAGCCCAAGGCTCTCCTGTCGGCCACCCCCTTCAAGTGGAAGGATCCTCGCACCATCCCGCCGCGCGAGTGGGTCTATGGTCGCCACTATGTCCGGCAGTTCATCTCAACCACTGTCGCCCCAGGAGGCGTCGGCAAGTCGTCCCTGAGCATCGTTGAGGCCCTGGCCATTGCGACGGGTCGAGAACTGCTCGGCATCAAGCCGGATGAGCGGACGAGGGTCTGGCTCTGGAACGGTGAAGATCCGATGGACGAACTGGAGCGGCGTGTTGGTGCCGCCATGATGCAGTTCGACATTGCCCCGGAGGAGATTGAGGGATGGCTTTTCCTCGACTCCGGCCGCACGTCCGAAATCGTCATCGCGACCACAACGAAGAACGGGGCAGAGCTTGCCCTTCCAGTCGTCGCCGCCCTGGAGGAGACCATCATGAGCAACCGCATTGGAGTTGTTATCCTCGACCCATTCGTTTCGGTGCATCGCGTCTCCGAGAACGACAATGGGCAGATTGAGATGGTGGCCAAGGCGTTCGCACGGATCGCGGACCGGACGAATTCCTCAATCGATCTGGTCCATCACGTTCGGAAGACGAACGGTGCGGAGGTGACGGTTGAAGATGCCCGCGGTGCAGTCTCGATGCTGGGCGCCGTCCGTGCTGCTCGGGCCATCAACCAGATGACCCAGGACGAGGCCGACAAGTGGGGGGTAGAGAACCGCCGCCTGCACTTCCGGTGCTTCGACGGAAAGGCCAATCTTGCCCCGCCGTCAGAGAAGTCGATCTGGTTCAAGCTGGCTTCGGTCAACCTGGAGAACGGGACGGAGAAGCGCCCGAGCGACATCATCGGTGTGGTGACACGCTGGGAGCCTCCCAAGCCGTTCGACGATGTCACCACGGACCACATGCACGAGGTCCGGCGCCGCGTGGGTGAAGGACAATGGCGCCTTGATCCTCAGTCCGGTGATTGGGTGGGCAAGTGTGCCGCTGAGGTCCTGGGCCTCGACCTGTCCGACAAAGCCGCGAAGTCCAAGGTCAAGACCATCATCAAGACATGGATCGATACGGGCGCCCTCGCAACGGAGGAGCGCAAGGACAGCAAGCGTAACCTCCGGACATTCGTCGTGCCGGGTCCCTTCGAGGGGCAGGGTTGA
- a CDS encoding winged helix domain-containing protein encodes MSRSKPTVSLEVKVEDRTLVFTGRVAWALQNLIDRGERGVTPIDTPGPRWSHYIFVLRGYGLTIETINESHGGPFSGTHARYVLRTPVTVLKDKRFGEAA; translated from the coding sequence ATGTCCCGATCCAAGCCAACTGTCAGCCTCGAGGTCAAAGTCGAGGATCGCACCCTCGTGTTCACAGGCCGGGTTGCCTGGGCGCTCCAGAACCTCATTGACCGTGGGGAACGTGGCGTCACGCCAATCGATACCCCCGGCCCGCGCTGGAGCCACTACATCTTCGTGCTCCGGGGCTACGGTCTCACCATCGAGACCATCAACGAGTCTCATGGCGGACCCTTCAGCGGCACCCATGCCCGCTACGTCCTGCGCACCCCTGTCACGGTCCTCAAGGACAAGCGGTTCGGGGAGGCAGCATGA
- a CDS encoding ribbon-helix-helix domain-containing protein yields the protein MFEAPNHYERRAKYPEVVTTRVPTELREAVKQIAAQEDVSMHEFIRRAIGERIQRFGNGMNGEDALPSFGVRA from the coding sequence ATGTTCGAAGCTCCAAATCATTACGAGCGTCGGGCCAAGTACCCTGAAGTTGTTACGACGCGGGTTCCGACCGAACTTCGTGAGGCGGTGAAGCAGATTGCCGCCCAGGAAGACGTCTCGATGCACGAATTCATCCGTCGCGCCATCGGCGAGAGGATTCAACGCTTCGGGAACGGCATGAATGGCGAGGACGCCCTTCCCTCGTTTGGCGTCAGGGCCTGA
- a CDS encoding DUF7146 domain-containing protein, which yields MTVAQLDIRTLAKNLGGEVSGRDRILAPGPGHSRHDRSLSVKIDKGAPDGFLVTSFAGDDPIACRDHVRSAAGLPAWAPSSRDRAPTPRPFVFVPAEPDEEEKRKAAWLQSRVLTMWNEGRNPRGTIVQTYLEGRALALPDEVAGAVLRFHPACPWKDESGQVIRVPAMIAAMRCIHTDRLKAVHRTRLTPDGRKVDRRMLGDATEAAIKLDADEMVTTGLTVGEGIETVLAARQLGFRPAWALGSVSTMGTLPVLAGIEVLTLLTEDDKTGANRRAVQACGTRWHEAGCEVITVASRAGGDVNDALQGRAA from the coding sequence ATGACGGTCGCCCAACTCGACATCCGCACCCTTGCCAAGAACCTCGGCGGCGAGGTCTCCGGTCGCGACCGGATCCTTGCCCCGGGGCCTGGTCACAGCCGGCATGACCGCAGCCTGTCCGTGAAGATCGACAAGGGCGCTCCGGACGGCTTCCTGGTGACGTCCTTCGCGGGCGATGATCCGATTGCCTGTCGGGATCACGTGCGATCCGCGGCCGGGCTGCCTGCCTGGGCTCCGTCTTCCAGGGATCGGGCGCCTACGCCCCGTCCCTTCGTCTTCGTGCCGGCTGAACCGGACGAGGAGGAGAAGCGGAAGGCTGCATGGCTTCAGTCCCGTGTCCTGACGATGTGGAACGAGGGACGCAATCCCCGCGGGACCATCGTCCAGACCTACCTCGAGGGGAGGGCGCTTGCTCTCCCTGACGAGGTCGCTGGCGCCGTCCTTCGCTTCCATCCGGCTTGCCCCTGGAAAGACGAGAGCGGCCAGGTCATCCGCGTTCCTGCGATGATTGCTGCCATGCGCTGCATCCATACGGATCGGCTCAAGGCGGTTCACCGGACGAGGCTGACGCCCGACGGCAGGAAGGTTGACCGCCGTATGCTCGGTGATGCCACTGAGGCCGCCATCAAGCTTGATGCGGACGAGATGGTGACGACCGGACTGACCGTCGGCGAAGGGATCGAGACTGTTCTTGCCGCTCGTCAGCTCGGGTTCCGGCCGGCTTGGGCGTTGGGTTCGGTTTCGACCATGGGGACGCTGCCGGTCCTCGCCGGCATCGAAGTCCTCACGCTTCTGACGGAGGACGACAAGACGGGCGCCAACCGCAGGGCCGTTCAAGCCTGCGGTACCCGTTGGCATGAGGCGGGCTGTGAGGTCATCACGGTTGCCTCGAGGGCTGGCGGTGACGTGAATGACGCCCTTCAGGGGAGGGCTGCCTGA